One Gemmatimonadota bacterium DNA window includes the following coding sequences:
- a CDS encoding SDR family NAD(P)-dependent oxidoreductase, protein MTVRGRVVVVTGGASGIGRALARRFHREEAASIVVADLDGDGAAQVAREIGGIGVRTDVRVESEVVALIERAEREAGPIDLFCSNAGVFMAGGLDTPDGVWDTMWEVNFRSHLYAARHLVPRMAARGGGSLLFTASAAGLLAQIGSVTYSVTKHAAVALAEWISIHHGGAGIQVSVLCPQAVRTAMTAGHEESVASVDGMLDPEVVADAVIEGLEKERFLILPHPEVAEYARRRAENPDRWLAGMRRLRDRYAGGRTRDSESRGSEPEGGRTR, encoded by the coding sequence ATGACGGTTCGGGGCCGGGTCGTCGTCGTGACGGGAGGCGCGAGCGGGATCGGGCGCGCCCTCGCACGCAGATTCCACCGGGAGGAGGCCGCGTCGATCGTCGTGGCCGATCTCGACGGCGACGGCGCCGCCCAGGTCGCGAGGGAAATCGGTGGAATTGGCGTGCGGACGGACGTCCGGGTCGAGAGCGAGGTCGTCGCGCTCATCGAACGAGCGGAACGAGAGGCCGGCCCCATAGACCTATTTTGCTCGAACGCCGGAGTCTTCATGGCCGGGGGGCTCGACACCCCGGACGGCGTTTGGGACACGATGTGGGAAGTGAACTTCAGGTCCCACCTGTACGCGGCCCGGCACCTCGTTCCGAGAATGGCCGCGCGCGGCGGCGGATCCCTTCTTTTTACGGCCTCCGCCGCGGGACTCCTGGCGCAGATCGGCTCGGTGACCTATTCCGTGACCAAACACGCGGCGGTGGCCCTCGCGGAGTGGATCTCAATCCACCATGGCGGCGCGGGGATTCAGGTGTCGGTCCTCTGCCCTCAGGCGGTCCGGACCGCGATGACCGCCGGCCACGAGGAAAGCGTCGCGAGCGTGGACGGGATGCTCGACCCTGAGGTCGTTGCGGATGCGGTCATCGAGGGCTTGGAGAAGGAGCGGTTCCTCATCCTTCCCCACCCCGAAGTCGCCGAATACGCGCGGCGCCGCGCGGAAAATCCCGACCGGTGGCTGGCGGGGATGCGGCGTCTCAGGGATCGTTATGCGGGCGGACGCACCAGGGATTCGGAGTCGCGAGGTAGTGAACCCGAGGGAGGGCGAACCAGATGA
- a CDS encoding glucose 1-dehydrogenase has protein sequence MDVRGKVAVVTGSSAGVGRATAHRLAELGAHVVVNYARSAKDAEEVVAAIRAGGGEAIAVQADVGDDGQCRALVAAAVEAFDALHILVNNAGATHFIPHDRLDDVTEEAWEDTFRVNVKGTFYCTRAAVPHMRAAGSGAVVNVASVAGIRGVGSSIPYAASKAAIITMTKSLARVLGPEIRVNCVAPGFIEGRWMRGGLGEERYEEMIEAVSKAAPLRGVATPEQCAGTIVSLVAANDFVTGQTIVVDGGHSL, from the coding sequence GTGGACGTCCGGGGAAAGGTGGCCGTCGTGACGGGGTCTTCCGCGGGGGTGGGCCGGGCGACGGCGCACCGCCTTGCGGAGCTCGGAGCCCACGTCGTCGTGAACTACGCGCGTTCGGCGAAGGACGCGGAGGAAGTCGTCGCCGCGATCCGGGCCGGAGGCGGTGAAGCGATCGCCGTTCAGGCCGATGTGGGTGACGACGGCCAATGCCGCGCTCTGGTGGCGGCCGCGGTCGAGGCCTTCGACGCCCTCCACATCCTCGTGAACAACGCGGGGGCCACCCACTTCATCCCCCACGACCGTCTCGACGACGTGACCGAGGAGGCGTGGGAAGACACCTTCCGGGTCAATGTGAAGGGGACCTTTTATTGCACTCGCGCGGCAGTTCCGCACATGCGCGCCGCCGGGTCGGGGGCCGTCGTGAACGTCGCCTCCGTCGCGGGGATCCGCGGAGTCGGCTCGTCCATTCCGTATGCCGCGTCAAAGGCCGCGATCATCACGATGACAAAGTCGCTGGCCCGAGTCCTCGGACCCGAGATTCGCGTGAACTGCGTCGCACCGGGATTCATCGAAGGCCGCTGGATGCGCGGAGGTCTCGGCGAGGAGCGCTACGAGGAGATGATCGAGGCCGTCTCGAAGGCGGCCCCTCTGCGCGGCGTCGCGACGCCCGAGCAGTGCGCCGGCACGATCGTCTCCCTCGTCGCCGCGAACGACTTCGTCACCGGACAGACGATCGTGGTGGACGGAGGGCATTCGCTGTGA
- a CDS encoding PLP-dependent aspartate aminotransferase family protein, with amino-acid sequence MKTPSPERGFGTRAVHGGQAPDPTTGAVMPPIYQTSTYVQPELGKHLGWVYSRGQNPTREALERNLASLEGGTHALAFSSGVAAIECVLKSLSAGDHVVCEEAAYAGTTRMARSVYSRFGINFTFVDGRDLGAVRAALRPKTKLLMMETPTNPTMGICDLAAMSEIARAADARLVVDNTFATPFNQRPLAHGVHIVAHSTSKYLGGHSDIVGGALVVADDDLAADLGQLRNTTGPIPGPLDAWLVLRGTKTLHLRMRAHNENGMKVARYLEAHAAVERTLYPGLESHPQHALAARQMSGFGGVVTVDLGTADRARRFVEGTELFALAESLGGVESLIGVSALMTHGSVPKAEREAIGVTDGLVRLSVGIEDGDDLLGDLERALEGI; translated from the coding sequence ATGAAGACGCCATCCCCCGAGCGCGGGTTCGGAACGCGCGCGGTCCACGGAGGACAGGCCCCCGATCCCACGACCGGCGCCGTGATGCCGCCGATCTATCAGACCTCCACGTACGTCCAGCCCGAGCTGGGGAAACACCTCGGCTGGGTATACTCCCGCGGCCAGAACCCGACGCGCGAGGCACTCGAGAGGAATCTCGCCTCGCTCGAAGGCGGGACACACGCGCTGGCGTTCTCGAGCGGTGTCGCCGCGATCGAGTGCGTCCTGAAGTCACTTTCCGCGGGGGACCACGTCGTGTGCGAGGAAGCCGCATACGCGGGAACGACGCGCATGGCGCGAAGCGTTTATTCCCGCTTTGGAATCAATTTCACCTTTGTGGACGGGCGGGACCTCGGGGCGGTGCGGGCCGCGCTGCGCCCAAAGACCAAGCTCCTCATGATGGAGACCCCCACGAATCCGACGATGGGGATCTGCGACCTCGCGGCAATGAGCGAAATCGCACGGGCGGCGGACGCCCGGCTCGTCGTGGACAACACCTTCGCGACTCCCTTCAATCAGCGCCCCCTCGCGCACGGGGTCCACATCGTCGCACACTCGACCTCGAAGTACCTCGGAGGCCATTCGGACATCGTCGGGGGGGCCCTCGTGGTCGCCGACGACGATCTCGCGGCAGATCTCGGACAGCTCCGCAACACGACCGGCCCGATTCCGGGTCCGCTCGACGCCTGGCTCGTCCTGCGCGGGACGAAGACGCTGCACCTCCGCATGAGGGCCCACAACGAAAATGGGATGAAGGTGGCCCGCTACCTCGAGGCGCACGCCGCCGTGGAGCGGACGTTGTATCCGGGACTCGAGTCGCACCCCCAACATGCGTTGGCCGCTCGTCAGATGTCGGGCTTCGGAGGAGTCGTGACCGTGGATCTGGGAACGGCCGATCGGGCGCGCCGCTTCGTCGAGGGAACCGAGCTTTTTGCCCTCGCGGAGTCGCTCGGCGGGGTCGAGTCGTTGATCGGGGTCTCCGCGCTCATGACCCATGGGTCCGTCCCCAAGGCCGAGCGAGAGGCGATCGGGGTGACCGACGGGCTCGTCAGGCTCTCGGTCGGGATCGAGGACGGGGACGATCTCCTCGGCGACCTCGAAAGAGCCCTCGAGGGGATCTAG
- the glmM gene encoding phosphoglucosamine mutase, giving the protein MPLALPPDLMVSVSGFRGKVGSCLTPELITSLAAGFGLFLREEGAGRTVYLGRDSRTSGRMYADAARAGLLSVGGDVVDLGIVPTPTLLLAAEEAGAAGALGVTASHNPSEWNALKFAGGDGVFLDPGRMGRFQESLRAESFPRATWDTLGTAVEDDGAIARHIERILALPFLDLVGLRARAFHVAVDCVHGAGGRVIPTLLETLGCRVTGIGLETDGHFPRDPEPTSANLGDLGKLVRESGAELGFAVDPDVDRLSLVDGDGAPLGEELTLALCAATVLARQTGPVVTNLSTSRVIEDVADHFGVSVMRTPVGEINVARRMQKEGAVVGGEGNGGVILPALHLTRDAPLGCALVLQHLLDEGHTLREAADRWPGYTIVKEKLDFPRDKIAEAYHSLMQGLPEGGVSNQDDGFRVDWAGRGEWLHVRPSGTEPVVRLIAEARDGTRASELIKLARDLLG; this is encoded by the coding sequence ATGCCGCTGGCGCTGCCCCCCGACCTGATGGTGAGCGTTTCAGGCTTCCGGGGGAAAGTCGGAAGCTGCCTGACTCCGGAGCTCATCACCTCCCTCGCGGCCGGCTTCGGCCTTTTCCTCCGCGAGGAGGGTGCGGGAAGGACCGTCTACCTCGGCCGAGACTCGCGCACCTCCGGGAGGATGTACGCGGACGCCGCACGCGCCGGTCTCCTCTCCGTCGGCGGCGATGTCGTGGATCTCGGGATCGTCCCGACGCCGACCCTCCTCCTCGCCGCCGAAGAGGCCGGAGCGGCGGGGGCGCTCGGCGTCACCGCCAGTCACAACCCGTCCGAGTGGAACGCGCTCAAGTTCGCGGGGGGGGACGGCGTCTTTCTCGATCCGGGCCGGATGGGACGCTTTCAGGAGTCTCTCCGCGCCGAGTCCTTTCCCCGCGCGACCTGGGACACGCTCGGAACCGCGGTCGAGGACGACGGCGCGATCGCCCGCCACATCGAGCGTATCCTCGCGCTTCCTTTCCTCGACCTGGTCGGGCTGCGGGCGCGTGCCTTCCACGTCGCGGTGGATTGCGTTCACGGCGCCGGCGGGCGTGTCATTCCGACGCTACTCGAGACGCTCGGGTGCAGGGTGACCGGAATCGGGCTCGAGACGGATGGGCATTTCCCCCGAGATCCGGAGCCCACCTCGGCGAACCTGGGAGATCTCGGGAAGCTGGTCCGAGAGTCGGGCGCGGAACTCGGATTCGCCGTGGATCCCGACGTGGACCGCCTTTCTCTCGTGGATGGGGACGGGGCGCCTCTCGGGGAGGAGCTGACCCTCGCCCTCTGCGCGGCGACGGTCCTGGCCCGGCAGACGGGGCCAGTCGTCACGAATCTCTCGACCTCGCGGGTGATCGAGGATGTGGCGGACCATTTCGGGGTCTCGGTCATGCGGACCCCGGTGGGAGAGATCAACGTCGCCCGCCGCATGCAGAAGGAGGGCGCGGTCGTGGGGGGGGAAGGAAACGGCGGCGTGATCCTTCCCGCGCTCCACCTGACCCGCGATGCTCCTCTGGGATGCGCACTCGTCCTCCAGCATCTCCTCGACGAGGGACACACGTTGCGCGAGGCCGCCGATCGTTGGCCGGGGTACACGATCGTCAAGGAAAAGCTGGACTTCCCGCGGGATAAAATCGCCGAGGCGTACCACTCCCTGATGCAGGGGCTGCCCGAGGGCGGAGTTTCCAATCAGGATGACGGATTTCGGGTGGATTGGGCAGGCCGGGGCGAATGGCTCCACGTCCGGCCATCAGGGACAGAACCGGTGGTCCGCCTGATCGCTGAGGCGCGGGACGGGACGAGGGCGTCGGAGTTGATTAAGCTGGCCCGAGACTTGCTAGGATAA
- the glmS gene encoding glutamine--fructose-6-phosphate transaminase (isomerizing), with the protein MCGIVGYVGSKSAVPILLDGLRRLEYRGYDSAGVSVMGPDGVLRTVKAAGKLAELERILKTNPVAGTCGIGHTRWATHGSPTERNAHPHLSATGDIALVHNGIIENSGALRARLEAEGVVFRSETDTEVLVHLIDRLWPAGGHLEDAVAAALEQVIGAYGIAVISSRDPNKIVAARHGSPLLLGVGTNGEVLVGSDAAALIAHTRHVVYLDDGDYAAITPDGYQAVHIHQGPVSRQVHEVTWDLGAIEKSGYEHFMLKEIFEQPRTLEDVMRGRLLEEEGSARLGGVTISDRDLLTVERIVITACGTSWHSALIGEYMLEELARIPTKVEYASEFRYKNPVVDRNTLVIAISQSGETADTLAALREARRRGARVMGIVNAVGSTIARETDFGIYLHAGPEIGVASTKAFTSQVAALALFTLYLARRRDLSILEGRKLVKALRDLPEQVARILRGSDEIRNLAELYRDAPNFLYLGRGYQFPVALEGALKLKEVSYIHAEGYPAAEMKHGPIALIDEHMPVVVLAPKDSVYSKILSNIEEVKARAGQVIAVVNNGAAELQGKVDHFLSVPETHPALLPILTVIPLQLLAYHIAVLRGCDVDQPRNLAKSVTVE; encoded by the coding sequence ATGTGCGGAATTGTTGGTTACGTGGGCTCGAAAAGCGCTGTCCCCATCCTCCTGGACGGGCTCCGGCGGCTCGAGTATCGCGGTTACGACTCGGCGGGCGTCAGCGTGATGGGACCCGACGGGGTCCTCCGGACCGTCAAGGCCGCCGGGAAGCTCGCGGAGCTTGAGCGGATCCTCAAGACGAATCCGGTCGCAGGGACCTGCGGGATCGGCCACACTCGTTGGGCCACGCACGGCTCTCCCACCGAACGCAACGCCCATCCCCATCTCTCGGCTACCGGCGACATCGCTCTCGTCCACAACGGGATCATCGAAAATTCGGGCGCCCTGCGGGCGCGTCTCGAGGCCGAAGGGGTCGTCTTCCGGAGCGAGACGGACACCGAAGTCCTCGTCCACCTCATCGACCGACTCTGGCCCGCGGGCGGCCATCTCGAAGACGCGGTCGCGGCCGCCCTGGAGCAGGTGATCGGCGCGTACGGAATCGCGGTGATCAGCTCCCGCGATCCCAACAAGATCGTCGCGGCCCGCCACGGCTCGCCCCTCCTTCTCGGAGTCGGAACAAATGGCGAGGTCCTCGTGGGCTCCGACGCGGCCGCCCTCATCGCCCACACGCGTCACGTGGTTTATCTCGACGACGGCGACTACGCGGCGATCACGCCGGACGGATACCAGGCCGTACACATTCACCAGGGCCCGGTGAGCCGGCAGGTTCATGAGGTGACGTGGGATCTCGGCGCGATCGAGAAGTCCGGGTACGAACACTTCATGCTCAAGGAGATCTTCGAGCAGCCCCGGACTCTGGAAGACGTGATGCGGGGCCGGCTCCTCGAAGAAGAGGGCTCCGCCCGTCTCGGTGGGGTCACCATCTCCGACCGAGACCTCCTCACCGTGGAGCGGATCGTGATCACCGCGTGTGGCACGTCGTGGCACTCGGCGCTGATCGGCGAATACATGCTGGAAGAGCTCGCGCGGATCCCGACGAAAGTCGAATACGCTTCGGAGTTTCGGTACAAGAACCCGGTCGTGGACCGGAACACGCTCGTCATCGCGATCAGCCAGTCGGGGGAAACCGCCGACACGCTGGCCGCGCTCCGGGAGGCTCGGCGGCGCGGAGCGCGCGTCATGGGGATCGTGAACGCGGTCGGATCCACGATCGCGCGGGAGACGGACTTCGGGATCTATCTCCACGCGGGTCCCGAGATCGGGGTCGCCTCGACGAAGGCTTTCACCAGCCAGGTCGCCGCGCTCGCGTTATTCACTCTCTATCTGGCCCGCCGTCGCGATCTTTCCATTCTCGAGGGGAGAAAGCTGGTGAAGGCGCTTCGGGATCTCCCCGAGCAGGTGGCGCGCATCCTCAGGGGGAGCGACGAGATCCGCAACCTCGCGGAACTCTACCGGGACGCCCCGAACTTTCTCTATCTGGGACGCGGTTACCAGTTCCCCGTTGCCCTCGAGGGCGCTCTGAAGCTTAAGGAAGTAAGTTACATCCACGCAGAAGGTTACCCTGCCGCGGAAATGAAGCACGGACCCATCGCGCTCATTGACGAGCACATGCCTGTGGTTGTCCTCGCGCCGAAGGACTCCGTGTACAGCAAGATCCTTTCGAACATCGAAGAGGTGAAGGCGCGCGCCGGCCAGGTGATCGCGGTCGTCAACAACGGCGCCGCGGAGCTCCAGGGCAAGGTGGATCACTTCCTGAGCGTCCCCGAAACTCACCCCGCGCTCCTCCCGATCCTTACCGTGATCCCGCTCCAGCTCCTTGCGTATCACATCGCGGTGCTGAGGGGATGCGACGTGGATCAACCGAGAAACCTGGCGAAGTCGGTGACGGTCGAGTGA
- the dtd gene encoding D-aminoacyl-tRNA deacylase, with the protein MRVVLQRVTEASVSVDGKVVGSTGRGLLLLVGFLSGDGEEELAWMARKILELRIFPDDEGKMNRSLAENGGGILVVSQFTLYGDARKGRRPSFVRAAPPEIAIPLYRRFVALLRESAPGTVSEGEFGAMMEVSLVNDGPVTLVLEKEAEG; encoded by the coding sequence ATGAGGGTCGTACTCCAGAGGGTGACGGAGGCCTCCGTCTCCGTGGACGGCAAGGTCGTCGGATCCACGGGGCGAGGCCTCCTCCTCTTGGTGGGATTCTTATCAGGGGACGGCGAAGAGGAGCTCGCCTGGATGGCGCGAAAGATTCTCGAGCTCCGCATCTTTCCCGACGACGAAGGAAAGATGAACCGCTCCCTCGCGGAAAATGGAGGGGGGATCCTCGTCGTCAGCCAGTTCACCCTCTACGGCGATGCGCGGAAAGGAAGGCGTCCCTCCTTCGTACGTGCGGCCCCTCCCGAGATCGCCATCCCGCTGTACCGGCGTTTCGTGGCGCTCCTGCGCGAGTCGGCGCCCGGGACCGTGAGCGAAGGGGAGTTCGGGGCGATGATGGAGGTCTCGCTCGTGAACGACGGACCCGTCACCCTCGTTCTCGAAAAAGAGGCGGAAGGATGA
- a CDS encoding Maf family protein, whose product MTLVLASASPRRAEILRTLGFIFQVAPSDADETVLSGESPGAHAERLARTKAESAARRYAAAHVLAGDTVVTLDGEILGKPRDDDDAVRMLLRLQGRSHDVVSALALGLPPGEGSLGRRTLAGIEVTAVNFRPFGRAFAEAYVATGEPLDKAGAYGIQGMGAALVERIQGDYTAVVGLPVPLLLRLMEQGGLPYRFGAVGD is encoded by the coding sequence ATGACCCTCGTGCTCGCCTCGGCCTCGCCCCGGCGGGCGGAGATTCTCCGGACCCTCGGCTTCATATTCCAGGTAGCTCCATCGGATGCGGACGAGACGGTGCTCTCCGGTGAGTCACCCGGTGCGCATGCGGAGCGGTTGGCTCGGACAAAAGCCGAGTCGGCGGCGCGCCGGTACGCTGCGGCCCACGTGCTCGCCGGCGACACCGTGGTCACCCTGGACGGGGAGATTCTCGGAAAACCCCGTGACGATGACGACGCGGTCCGGATGCTCCTCCGCCTCCAGGGCCGGTCCCACGACGTTGTTTCCGCACTCGCCCTCGGTCTCCCTCCGGGGGAGGGAAGCCTGGGCCGGCGGACCCTCGCGGGCATCGAAGTGACCGCGGTCAACTTTCGCCCCTTCGGGCGTGCCTTCGCCGAGGCGTACGTGGCCACGGGGGAGCCGCTCGACAAAGCCGGCGCGTACGGGATCCAGGGAATGGGGGCTGCGCTCGTGGAGCGAATCCAGGGCGACTACACCGCCGTGGTGGGGCTTCCCGTCCCCCTCCTTCTCCGCCTGATGGAGCAGGGGGGGCTTCCGTACCGGTTCGGCGCCGTCGGGGACTGA
- a CDS encoding cytochrome c maturation protein CcmE: MRKDRRFFVGLIGVAAVVIYLVWTGIAATMTYAVTPAELFANLELNPEDSGRGIRVSGHVLPGSHSQASGELKHQFIVVDPTDESIRIVVEFPHPLPDTFSDDQAMLTEVVMEGRLREDGIFEATEVLTKCGSRYEAVPEAPGSEVPSAGSPGALPDQRIASTEGKVDG; encoded by the coding sequence ATGCGGAAGGATCGCAGGTTTTTCGTCGGTCTGATCGGGGTGGCCGCCGTCGTCATCTATCTGGTGTGGACGGGGATCGCTGCGACCATGACCTATGCCGTGACCCCCGCCGAGCTCTTCGCGAACCTCGAATTGAATCCGGAGGACTCCGGCCGGGGAATCCGTGTGAGCGGCCACGTCCTTCCGGGGAGCCATTCGCAGGCTTCCGGAGAGCTGAAGCACCAGTTCATCGTCGTGGATCCCACCGACGAATCGATCCGGATCGTCGTGGAGTTTCCTCACCCGCTTCCCGACACCTTTTCAGACGACCAGGCGATGCTGACCGAAGTCGTGATGGAAGGGCGGTTGCGCGAAGACGGGATCTTCGAGGCGACTGAAGTCCTGACCAAGTGTGGGAGCCGCTACGAAGCCGTTCCCGAAGCGCCTGGTTCCGAGGTGCCTTCGGCCGGGTCTCCCGGCGCGTTGCCGGACCAACGGATTGCCTCGACTGAGGGAAAGGTGGACGGGTGA
- a CDS encoding heme lyase CcmF/NrfE family subunit, producing the protein MIPELGEFALWIALPIALWGSVLAFLGGKSSRGDLVLSGERSTYAVFFLIALASAGIITAFLQDRFEYAYVYNYSSRNLMTYFKVAGLWAGQDGSIIFWALNLALFSSIAVWVNRKKNRELMPYVNGILLAVISFFLVLGIFVTSPFEQLGFTPADGRGLNVQLQNYWMTIHPPTLYLGFTSFTVPFAFGMSALLTGRLDARWIQLTRKWVLTSWLFLALGIIFGMRWAYEELGWGGYWFWDPVENASLLPWLVATAFLHSVMIQENRGMLKVWNMGLVLLTYLMTIFATFLTRSGLIESVHSFAQNITIAWIFLGFMGLVGGVGLILILWRLPLLQSERQFESLVSREAAFLLNNLVLLGIAFAVIWGMMFPLITEGFAEFRVAIGAPFFNRVNIPIGLALLALMGIGPVIAWRKASVRNLQRNFVLPLGVGVGIGAILFAMGVRHAYALLTFAIGTFVLAIIAIEFVKGTRARARIEEEGMGTAFVHLVRRNRQRWGGYIVHVGVVVMFMGFAGTAYDEEVTQNLAPGETLTIASAMGHEYALVYQGLSTHRAPNMDQIVALFSVSRDGRDLGSMTSEIQLVRAPPQRTTQVGIEHFLLEDLYVIVAEVSENAASLFDLNDAALQRATFRVLVNPLVPWIWYGGLILVVGTLIALWPGAGVPTRRIAPAPVPAAVG; encoded by the coding sequence GTGATCCCCGAGCTGGGCGAATTCGCACTCTGGATCGCCCTGCCCATCGCACTCTGGGGAAGCGTCCTCGCCTTCCTCGGAGGGAAGAGTTCCCGCGGCGACCTGGTCCTCTCCGGCGAACGCAGCACCTACGCCGTCTTCTTCCTCATCGCGCTGGCCTCGGCCGGGATCATCACGGCCTTTCTGCAAGACCGCTTCGAGTACGCATACGTCTATAACTATTCGAGTCGGAACCTCATGACCTATTTCAAGGTCGCGGGGCTCTGGGCGGGGCAGGACGGCTCCATCATCTTCTGGGCGCTGAACCTCGCCCTCTTCTCGTCGATCGCGGTCTGGGTCAACCGGAAGAAGAACCGAGAGCTGATGCCGTACGTAAACGGCATCCTCCTCGCGGTGATCTCCTTTTTTCTCGTGCTCGGGATCTTCGTCACCTCGCCCTTCGAGCAGCTCGGGTTCACCCCGGCGGATGGGCGTGGGCTGAACGTGCAGCTCCAGAACTACTGGATGACGATCCACCCCCCGACGCTCTACCTGGGGTTCACCTCCTTCACCGTCCCCTTCGCCTTCGGGATGTCCGCGCTCCTCACCGGGAGACTGGACGCGCGCTGGATCCAGCTCACCCGAAAGTGGGTGCTGACGAGCTGGCTCTTCCTCGCCCTGGGGATCATCTTCGGAATGCGGTGGGCCTACGAGGAGCTGGGATGGGGCGGATACTGGTTTTGGGACCCCGTCGAAAACGCCTCGCTCCTCCCCTGGCTGGTGGCGACGGCCTTCCTCCACTCCGTGATGATCCAGGAAAATCGAGGGATGCTGAAGGTGTGGAACATGGGACTCGTGCTCCTCACCTACCTCATGACGATCTTCGCGACCTTCCTCACGCGGTCGGGGCTGATCGAGTCGGTGCACTCCTTCGCGCAGAACATCACGATCGCCTGGATCTTCCTCGGGTTCATGGGGCTGGTGGGCGGCGTCGGGCTCATCCTCATTCTCTGGCGGCTCCCCCTCCTCCAGAGCGAGCGCCAATTCGAGTCCCTCGTCTCGAGGGAGGCGGCGTTCCTCCTGAACAACCTCGTCCTCCTCGGGATCGCCTTCGCGGTCATCTGGGGAATGATGTTTCCCCTGATCACCGAGGGTTTCGCGGAGTTCCGCGTGGCGATCGGTGCCCCATTTTTCAACCGTGTGAACATCCCGATCGGTCTCGCCCTGCTCGCGCTCATGGGGATCGGCCCGGTCATCGCCTGGCGTAAGGCGAGCGTGCGAAACCTCCAGCGCAACTTCGTCCTTCCGCTGGGAGTGGGAGTGGGCATCGGAGCGATCCTGTTCGCGATGGGCGTCCGGCACGCCTATGCCCTCCTCACCTTCGCGATCGGCACCTTCGTCCTCGCGATTATCGCGATCGAGTTCGTGAAGGGGACGCGGGCACGCGCGCGCATCGAGGAGGAGGGGATGGGAACGGCCTTCGTGCACCTCGTGAGGCGGAATCGCCAGCGGTGGGGCGGTTACATCGTGCACGTCGGCGTGGTCGTGATGTTCATGGGCTTCGCGGGTACCGCCTACGACGAGGAGGTCACGCAGAACCTGGCTCCCGGAGAGACGCTCACGATCGCCTCCGCAATGGGGCACGAGTATGCGCTGGTCTACCAGGGGCTCTCGACGCACCGCGCTCCGAACATGGATCAGATCGTCGCACTCTTCTCGGTGAGCCGCGACGGGCGCGATCTCGGATCCATGACGTCGGAGATCCAACTCGTCCGGGCGCCGCCGCAGAGGACGACGCAGGTCGGGATCGAACACTTCCTCCTCGAGGACCTCTACGTGATCGTCGCGGAAGTTTCGGAAAATGCGGCGAGTCTTTTCGACCTGAACGACGCCGCGCTCCAGCGCGCGACCTTCCGGGTCCTCGTGAATCCCCTCGTCCCCTGGATCTGGTACGGGGGCCTCATCCTCGTCGTGGGAACCCTGATTGCGCTCTGGCCTGGCGCCGGGGTCCCCACGAGGCGTATCGCTCCAGCCCCCGTGCCCGCCGCGGTGGGATGA
- a CDS encoding zinc-ribbon domain-containing protein — protein MSVLIPAVILAIAVVFFVLYPVVVGEWAPMNRDVDELTETQHRKRIALLALRDVEYDFHAGKLDESDYLRLKREISSEALQALDSEEAEWVAQAGAREAGGAQPSGEAAAPMGSENVEAEIAALRASIREGMVCPHCGHPNSRGSRFCGDCGSALPQVHSSAGGA, from the coding sequence ATGAGCGTCCTCATCCCCGCGGTTATTCTCGCCATCGCGGTGGTGTTCTTCGTCCTGTACCCCGTGGTCGTGGGGGAGTGGGCGCCGATGAATCGGGACGTGGACGAGCTCACGGAGACGCAGCATCGGAAGCGGATCGCGCTTCTCGCATTGCGCGACGTGGAGTACGATTTCCATGCCGGGAAGCTTGACGAATCCGACTACCTGAGGCTCAAGCGAGAGATCTCCTCCGAGGCGCTCCAGGCGCTCGACTCCGAGGAGGCGGAATGGGTCGCGCAGGCGGGGGCGCGCGAGGCCGGCGGGGCGCAGCCTTCAGGCGAGGCGGCGGCTCCCATGGGATCCGAGAACGTGGAGGCGGAGATCGCCGCGCTCCGAGCTTCCATTCGCGAGGGCATGGTCTGTCCGCACTGCGGCCACCCCAATTCCCGCGGGAGCCGCTTCTGCGGGGACTGCGGCTCGGCCCTCCCACAGGTGCACAGCTCGGCGGGAGGCGCGTAG